A stretch of Episyrphus balteatus chromosome 2, idEpiBalt1.1, whole genome shotgun sequence DNA encodes these proteins:
- the LOC129912162 gene encoding uncharacterized protein LOC129912162 has translation MTEFISSQRGETKMLHEGYIYSKHRADRIKTIWRCEKYQSYDKCRSRAISLNSVEVEVVVLAEHNHDPNPTLCEKAKWMETLKKEAKNSTESTRKISLRLLAAAPESVLAHVPFLESMQKTVLRARKGRYKGTTSVCQIKPKMKMLAEQKYVEIKNEKLEDSE, from the coding sequence atgacaGAATTTATTAGTTCTCAACGAGGTGAAACAAAAATGCTTCATGAAGGCTATATTTATTCGAAGCATCGAGCTGATCGAATTAAAACAATTTGGCGATGTGAAAAGTATCAATCGTATGATAAATGCCGTTCAAGGGCCATATCGCTTAATTCAGTTGAAGTTGAAGTTGTTGTACTTGCTGAGCATAATCATGATCCAAATCCAACCTTATGTGAAAAGGCTAAATGGATggagacattgaaaaaagaagcaaaaaactCTACAGAATCTACAAGAAAGATTAGTTTAAGGCTATTGGCAGCTGCTCCCGAATCAGTATTGGCTCATGTTCCATTTTTGGAGTCAATGCAAAAGACAGTATTGAGAGCACGGAAGGGTAGATATAAAGGCACGACTTCGGTTTGTCAAATTAAACCCAAGATGAAGATGCTGGCGGAACAGAAATATGtggaaataaaaaacgaaaagctAGAGGATTCAGAGTGA